A genomic region of Nitrosomonas ureae contains the following coding sequences:
- a CDS encoding NnrS family protein codes for MNRLLEIRDHLSAAPHRSLFLAGALQGVLTVLWWVFDLAGRYGVAGSMAHWSIAPTWAHAFLMVYGFFPFFILGFLFTTYPNWMNGAKVKPRQYVATCALMAAGVVLLYVGLLTHKAIIILGIELMLIGWGVAVYVLYRILLSTPDQDKRHARVISIALLMGWLGVAAYLLWLVTEDPTMLNFARHAGVWFFLLPIVLTVSHRMIPFFSSRVLDNYEMVRPYWMLWLMLACIAAHGSLQWLELPAYLWIVDFPLAGCALYLSYRWGFLRSFSVSLLAVLHFSFAWLGVAMLLYGLQSLVYFASGNLILGLAPLHALGIGFFASMILAMASRVTIGHSGRPLELDRLTWVLFLGFQATAVLRILADLVPAIAPLLYVVAGLVWLACFGLWAIKYAPIYWRARVDGKAG; via the coding sequence ATGAATAGACTACTGGAAATCCGTGACCATCTTTCCGCTGCTCCGCATCGCAGCTTGTTTTTGGCGGGCGCCTTACAGGGCGTACTGACGGTGCTGTGGTGGGTGTTTGACTTGGCCGGGCGTTATGGCGTTGCCGGATCGATGGCTCACTGGAGCATTGCCCCCACCTGGGCGCATGCGTTTCTGATGGTGTATGGTTTTTTCCCGTTCTTTATTTTAGGTTTTTTGTTTACCACATATCCCAACTGGATGAACGGCGCTAAAGTGAAACCCCGCCAATATGTCGCCACCTGCGCATTGATGGCGGCAGGTGTGGTACTGCTTTATGTCGGTTTGTTGACGCACAAAGCGATCATCATTCTCGGCATCGAACTGATGTTGATCGGGTGGGGTGTCGCGGTCTATGTGTTATACCGCATCCTGTTGAGCACACCGGATCAGGACAAACGCCATGCCAGGGTCATCAGCATTGCGCTGCTAATGGGCTGGCTGGGCGTGGCGGCGTATTTGCTTTGGCTGGTGACGGAAGATCCGACCATGCTGAACTTTGCGCGTCATGCCGGGGTTTGGTTCTTTTTGCTGCCGATCGTGCTGACCGTTTCGCATCGCATGATCCCGTTTTTCTCCAGCCGTGTGCTGGACAATTATGAAATGGTGCGGCCCTACTGGATGCTATGGCTGATGCTCGCCTGCATTGCGGCGCACGGCAGCCTGCAATGGCTGGAACTGCCCGCTTATCTGTGGATTGTCGATTTCCCGCTGGCAGGTTGCGCGCTTTATCTGTCGTACCGCTGGGGATTCTTGCGCAGTTTTAGCGTGAGCTTGCTGGCAGTATTGCACTTCTCTTTTGCCTGGCTGGGTGTCGCCATGTTGCTGTATGGTTTGCAAAGCCTGGTGTATTTCGCCTCCGGCAACCTGATTCTGGGTCTCGCCCCCTTGCATGCACTGGGCATCGGTTTCTTTGCCAGCATGATCCTGGCGATGGCTTCACGTGTCACCATCGGCCATTCGGGTCGTCCGTTGGAGCTGGATCGGTTAACCTGGGTACTGTTTCTGGGATTCCAGGCAACCGCCGTGCTGCGGATTCTGGCCGATCTCGTACCTGCGATAGCGCCGTTGCTCTATGTCGTGGCCGGACTCGTTTGGCTGGCTTGCTTTGGATTATGGGCGATTAAGTATGCACCGATTTACTGGCGCGCGAGGGTGGATGGGAAGGCGGGGTAG
- a CDS encoding 3',5'-nucleoside bisphosphate phosphatase gives MPNIDLHCHSNISDGVLPPAQLVERAAMRGVEILALTDHDDITGLAEARQMAEAKSITFINGVEISVSWRGRTLHIIGLDIDPAYAPLVEGLAAIRAGRAQRAENIARELEKVGIPDSLSGAYAHVGERRLIGRTHFARFLVEQGYAKDVKSVFKKYLVKGKPGYAAHEWASLSDAVSWICGSGGQAVIAHPARYDLGKNVLSDLLDEFCALGGSALEVVTSSHTPEQMQHFAHHAKSRNLLASCGSDFHGPGESYFDLGQLPEFPHGCTPIWHHWKNNISTERINPLIT, from the coding sequence ATGCCTAACATTGATCTGCATTGTCATTCCAACATTTCTGATGGCGTTTTACCACCGGCTCAACTGGTTGAGCGTGCCGCAATGCGCGGCGTCGAAATACTGGCGCTAACCGATCACGATGATATTACCGGGTTAGCTGAAGCGCGGCAGATGGCCGAAGCCAAAAGTATCACATTTATAAATGGTGTGGAAATCTCCGTGAGCTGGCGCGGCCGTACTTTGCATATTATCGGACTGGATATTGATCCGGCTTATGCACCGCTAGTCGAAGGGTTGGCGGCTATTCGCGCGGGGCGCGCGCAGCGTGCCGAAAATATCGCGCGGGAACTGGAAAAAGTCGGCATTCCCGATAGCCTCTCCGGCGCGTATGCGCATGTCGGCGAACGGCGCTTGATCGGACGCACGCATTTTGCTCGCTTTCTGGTTGAGCAAGGCTATGCCAAAGACGTAAAATCCGTGTTTAAGAAATATCTGGTAAAAGGCAAGCCGGGCTATGCTGCGCACGAATGGGCCTCGCTTAGCGATGCCGTGAGCTGGATTTGCGGCAGTGGCGGTCAGGCGGTGATTGCACATCCTGCACGCTATGATTTGGGTAAGAATGTCTTGAGCGATCTGCTCGATGAATTCTGCGCACTGGGTGGATCGGCGCTTGAAGTGGTCACGTCGAGTCATACGCCTGAGCAAATGCAACATTTTGCGCACCATGCAAAAAGTAGGAATCTGCTGGCTTCGTGCGGCTCGGATTTTCATGGTCCCGGTGAGAGCTATTTTGATCTGGGGCAGTTACCGGAATTTCCGCACGGCTGCACCCCAATCTGGCACCATTGGAAAAATAATATTTCCACCGAGCGTATTAACCCATTGATTACTTAA
- a CDS encoding L-threonylcarbamoyladenylate synthase — translation MAQFFSIHADTPHARLIKQAVAIVQKGGIIVYPTDSCYALGCHLGDKDAMTRIRTIRQVDERHHFTLVCRNLTEISTYAKVDNSQYRLLKATTPGSYTFILQATREVPRRMQHPKRNTIGLRIPDHPVVLALLEELGEPLLSSTLILPEDDYPLNDAEEIRERLEHQVELVMDAGSCGIDMTTVIDLTTDVPALVRQGKGSLDPFGIEHG, via the coding sequence GTGGCTCAATTCTTCTCAATTCACGCAGACACCCCACATGCACGCCTGATCAAGCAAGCCGTTGCTATCGTCCAAAAAGGCGGAATTATCGTATACCCGACGGACTCCTGTTATGCGTTAGGCTGCCATCTGGGAGACAAAGACGCGATGACGCGCATCCGCACCATTCGACAAGTGGACGAACGCCATCATTTCACTTTGGTCTGCCGCAATCTGACGGAAATTTCCACCTACGCCAAGGTGGATAACAGCCAGTACCGGCTGCTTAAAGCCACGACGCCGGGGAGTTACACGTTTATTTTGCAGGCCACGCGGGAAGTGCCGCGGCGGATGCAGCATCCGAAACGCAATACCATCGGCCTGCGCATTCCCGATCATCCGGTGGTATTAGCGCTATTGGAAGAACTCGGCGAACCCTTGCTAAGCTCAACGCTGATTCTGCCTGAAGACGACTATCCGCTGAACGATGCGGAAGAAATCCGCGAGCGGTTGGAACATCAGGTCGAATTGGTCATGGATGCCGGTTCATGCGGCATAGACATGACCACGGTGATTGATTTGACCACGGATGTGCCCGCGCTGGTGCGTCAGGGAAAAGGCAGTCTAGATCCATTTGGAATCGAACATGGATGA
- a CDS encoding site-2 protease family protein: protein MDEIIQGIAIYALPVIFAITLHEAAHGYIARHFGDFTAYNEGRISLNPIRHIDPVGTILVPLSLFILSKLTIGAGFLFGWAKPVPVNFSNLRQPKRDMLWVAAAGPGANLLMAFFWALMIKLAIASPDSSFAKPLALMGIAGIEINVILMVLNLLPLPPLDGGRMAVSLLPHRLAYQFSRIEPYGFMILLVLLFSGVLGAVIGPMITWAKVMIVSIFGLYI, encoded by the coding sequence ATGGATGAAATTATCCAGGGTATCGCCATTTATGCGCTTCCCGTTATTTTTGCCATTACCCTGCATGAAGCCGCGCATGGCTATATCGCTCGGCATTTCGGTGACTTTACTGCCTACAACGAAGGGCGCATCAGCCTCAACCCAATACGGCATATCGATCCTGTAGGTACCATTCTGGTTCCGCTGTCATTGTTTATTCTGAGTAAATTAACGATCGGCGCAGGTTTCTTATTTGGCTGGGCCAAACCTGTACCGGTTAATTTTTCCAACCTGCGCCAGCCCAAGCGCGATATGCTCTGGGTAGCCGCCGCCGGGCCCGGTGCCAATTTGCTGATGGCATTCTTCTGGGCCTTGATGATCAAACTCGCCATTGCCTCGCCTGACAGCAGTTTCGCCAAACCCCTGGCATTGATGGGAATTGCAGGAATTGAAATCAATGTTATCCTGATGGTACTCAATCTGTTGCCGTTGCCGCCTTTGGATGGCGGCCGTATGGCGGTAAGCCTGCTGCCGCATCGATTGGCTTACCAGTTTTCGCGGATTGAGCCTTATGGCTTTATGATACTGCTGGTATTGTTATTCAGCGGCGTGCTGGGTGCCGTGATCGGACCCATGATCACATGGGCTAAAGTCATGATCGTATCAATTTTTGGACTCTATATTTAA
- a CDS encoding tryptophan--tRNA ligase yields MFADRVLSGMRPTGSLHLGHYHGVLKNWVKLQQQYECLFFVADWHALTTHYDSPEIIEQNVWNMVVDWLAAGVDPSQAILFIQSKVPAHAELYLLLSMMTPLGWLERVPTYKDQQEKLSEKDLSTYGFLGYPLLQSADILIYRANLVPVGEDQAPHLEFTREISRRFNHIYGKEPGFEEKAEQAIKKLGSKKSKLYTELRTLYQEQGDEHALEEARSLLNEQQNLSLGDRERLFGYLEGGGKMILSEPATLLTEASRMPGLDGQKMSKSYNNTISLREDPESIRKKIRTMPTDPARVRRSDPGDPARCPVWQFHLVYSDETTREWVQHGCKNAEIGCLDCKTPVIDKILAEQEPMLERIKKYEEDPTLVRNIIADGCEKANKLAEDTMRDVRAAMGLSYS; encoded by the coding sequence ATGTTTGCTGATCGCGTTTTATCAGGCATGCGCCCCACCGGCAGCCTGCATTTGGGACATTATCATGGCGTTTTGAAGAATTGGGTGAAATTGCAGCAGCAATACGAATGCCTGTTCTTCGTCGCCGACTGGCATGCCTTGACGACCCATTACGATTCACCTGAAATTATCGAACAGAATGTCTGGAATATGGTGGTGGATTGGCTGGCAGCAGGCGTTGATCCATCGCAGGCGATCTTATTCATTCAATCCAAAGTGCCCGCTCACGCCGAACTGTATTTATTACTGTCGATGATGACACCGCTTGGCTGGCTGGAACGCGTACCCACTTATAAGGATCAACAGGAAAAACTATCCGAGAAAGATCTCAGCACCTATGGTTTTCTAGGCTATCCATTGTTGCAAAGCGCTGATATCCTGATTTATCGCGCCAATCTGGTTCCCGTCGGAGAAGATCAAGCACCGCACCTGGAATTTACGCGCGAAATTTCCCGCCGCTTTAATCACATCTATGGCAAAGAACCCGGCTTTGAAGAAAAAGCGGAACAAGCCATCAAAAAGCTCGGCTCGAAAAAATCCAAACTGTATACCGAATTGCGCACGCTGTATCAAGAACAGGGTGATGAGCATGCGCTGGAAGAAGCCCGATCATTACTGAACGAGCAGCAGAATCTGAGTCTGGGCGATCGTGAACGGCTATTCGGCTATCTCGAAGGCGGCGGCAAAATGATCCTATCGGAACCGGCAACATTACTGACGGAAGCTTCCAGAATGCCGGGACTGGATGGCCAGAAAATGTCGAAATCGTATAACAACACTATCAGCTTGCGCGAAGATCCGGAGAGCATTCGCAAAAAAATTCGCACCATGCCAACCGATCCGGCACGTGTACGGCGCAGCGATCCGGGCGACCCCGCCCGCTGCCCGGTGTGGCAATTCCATCTTGTCTATTCCGATGAGACCACACGAGAATGGGTGCAGCATGGCTGCAAGAATGCGGAAATTGGCTGCCTGGATTGCAAAACGCCCGTGATCGACAAAATTCTGGCTGAACAGGAACCCATGTTGGAGCGCATCAAAAAATACGAAGAAGATCCGACTTTGGTACGCAACATCATTGCGGATGGCTGTGAAAAAGCCAACAAGCTGGCGGAAGACACCATGCGCGACGTGCGCGCAGCAATGGGACTCAGTTATTCATAA
- a CDS encoding segregation and condensation protein A — MNDNSVIESIELQPIARICGEPLLEIPQDLYIPPDALEIFLDTFQGPLDLLLYLIRKHNLNILDIPMAELTQQYMTYVEMMRVDQLELAAEYLLMTALLIEIKSRMLLPNPKIETEQEHDPRAELVRRLLEYEQMKHAATRINELPQAGRDFNVIRIGIDHPVAVQLPGINTDDLRNAWMAILTRAKIHHPHQIKRETLSVRAYMSQILRDLRGHDQVEFHDLFSPAATLAEVIVTFLAVLELAKELLLEISQSLDGGIIYIRSIDAAQSA, encoded by the coding sequence ATGAACGACAATTCAGTAATCGAATCCATTGAATTGCAGCCGATTGCCAGAATCTGCGGCGAGCCCCTGCTGGAAATTCCGCAGGATTTGTATATCCCGCCTGATGCATTGGAAATCTTTCTGGATACCTTCCAGGGTCCGCTGGATTTACTTCTGTATCTGATTCGCAAGCATAATCTGAATATTCTGGATATTCCGATGGCGGAGTTGACGCAGCAATATATGACTTATGTTGAAATGATGCGCGTAGATCAACTGGAGCTGGCAGCCGAATATTTACTGATGACCGCCCTGCTGATTGAAATCAAATCGCGCATGCTGTTACCCAATCCCAAAATAGAAACGGAACAAGAACATGATCCGCGCGCTGAGCTCGTACGGCGCTTGCTTGAATACGAGCAAATGAAGCATGCCGCAACTCGAATCAATGAATTGCCGCAAGCTGGACGTGACTTCAACGTGATCCGGATAGGAATTGACCATCCGGTTGCGGTTCAGTTGCCCGGTATCAACACGGATGATCTGCGGAATGCCTGGATGGCCATTCTAACGCGGGCCAAAATCCACCATCCCCATCAAATCAAACGCGAAACGCTTTCCGTCCGGGCCTATATGAGCCAAATACTGCGTGACTTGCGTGGACACGACCAAGTGGAATTTCACGATTTATTCAGCCCTGCGGCCACCCTTGCAGAAGTCATTGTCACTTTTCTGGCCGTTCTGGAATTGGCCAAGGAATTGTTGCTGGAAATTTCTCAATCGCTTGATGGCGGGATCATTTATATCCGCTCCATTGATGCCGCTCAATCAGCTTGA
- the scpB gene encoding SMC-Scp complex subunit ScpB produces the protein MPLNQLDTPDSLSPEKAKRILEAALLTTAEPLPISELRKLFNLELSAAVLSKLLEEIREKWLDSSVELVSVASGWRFQTRADIQPYLERLTPPKAPRYSRAVLETLAIIAYRQPVTRGDIEEIRGVSVSSSVLKALMTRGWIEAVGHRNVPGKPALLATTQHFLDDLNLRSLKELPPLEEMQSLIDSSEKNQDLPFEAPEASD, from the coding sequence ATGCCGCTCAATCAGCTTGATACACCGGATTCGTTGAGCCCGGAAAAAGCCAAGCGAATTCTGGAGGCCGCGTTGCTGACGACTGCGGAACCTCTACCCATCAGTGAATTGCGTAAATTATTCAATCTGGAATTAAGCGCTGCCGTGTTATCGAAATTATTGGAAGAGATTCGCGAAAAATGGCTTGATAGCAGCGTGGAATTAGTCTCGGTCGCCAGCGGCTGGCGTTTCCAGACCCGGGCGGATATACAGCCGTATCTGGAGCGATTGACACCACCTAAAGCGCCACGCTATTCACGTGCAGTTCTGGAAACGCTTGCCATCATTGCTTACCGCCAGCCGGTTACCCGTGGTGACATCGAAGAAATTCGCGGTGTTAGCGTTTCCAGCTCGGTGCTTAAGGCACTTATGACGCGCGGTTGGATAGAGGCTGTCGGACATCGTAACGTACCCGGAAAACCCGCGCTGTTGGCTACCACGCAGCACTTCCTGGACGACCTGAATCTTCGCTCTTTGAAAGAACTTCCACCATTGGAAGAAATGCAATCCTTGATTGACTCCAGTGAAAAAAACCAGGATTTGCCTTTTGAAGCTCCTGAAGCATCCGATTAG
- a CDS encoding carbon starvation CstA family protein, which yields MNNLISKLGWSILSLTGAFAFGVIALNRGESIGAIWIVIAAVCVYIIAFRFYSLFIANRVLKLDGRRMTPAYKHNDGLDHVPTNKYVLFGHHFAAIAGAGPLVGPILAMQMGYLPGMLWLLAGVVFAGAVQDFIVLFISTRRNGRSLGDLIKAELGQLPGMIAMFGTFFIMLILLAVLSLIVVKALAESPWGTFTVAATIPIALFMGIYTRYLRPCAIGEVSLIGFVLLMLSIVVGQYVQEDPVLADFFTLTGEQLTWSLIAYGFIAAVLPVWLLLAPRDYLSTFLKIGTIVGLAIGVIFISPELKMPALTQFVDGSGPVWSGNLFPFLFITIACGAISGFHSLIASGTTPKMIQSETDTRFIGYGAMLMESFVAIMALVAAATLEPGVYFAMNSPAAIIGTTAESAAQTIAQWGFYVTPEMITQTAQNVGEHGIISRTGGAPTLAVGMAQILSEVVGGTAMIAFWYHFAILFEALFILTAVDAGTRAGRFMLQDLLGSFVPVMKRTDSLVASLTATGLCVAGWGYFLYQGVIDPLGGINTLWPLFGIANQMLAGIALILCTSVLFKMKQDRFAWITIVPLTWVSICTLTAAWQKIFDTNPRIGFLAHASKYQDAIVEGVVLAPAKSLEQMQQVIFNDYVNATLAGLFMTVLISMLIFGIRTVLQARITHHPTTQEAPFELLPAHAVAEK from the coding sequence ATGAATAATTTAATATCGAAACTTGGCTGGTCAATACTTTCCCTTACCGGAGCTTTTGCATTCGGTGTCATTGCACTCAACCGCGGTGAATCGATCGGCGCGATTTGGATTGTCATTGCGGCGGTTTGCGTTTATATCATCGCCTTTCGTTTTTACAGCCTGTTCATTGCCAATCGCGTATTGAAATTGGATGGCAGGCGTATGACACCGGCCTATAAACACAATGATGGTCTGGATCATGTACCAACCAACAAATATGTGTTGTTCGGGCACCATTTTGCAGCCATTGCGGGGGCAGGGCCATTGGTTGGTCCCATTCTGGCAATGCAAATGGGTTATTTACCAGGCATGTTATGGTTGCTGGCCGGTGTCGTGTTTGCCGGCGCAGTCCAGGATTTTATTGTGTTGTTCATATCAACGCGACGCAATGGCCGGTCACTGGGTGATTTAATCAAGGCGGAGCTCGGGCAACTGCCCGGCATGATCGCAATGTTCGGCACCTTCTTTATTATGCTGATCCTGTTGGCCGTATTGTCGCTGATCGTGGTTAAAGCCCTAGCTGAATCCCCGTGGGGAACCTTTACTGTCGCTGCCACCATTCCTATAGCGCTGTTTATGGGAATTTATACCCGTTACCTTCGCCCTTGCGCGATTGGCGAAGTTTCACTCATCGGTTTTGTTCTGCTGATGCTATCCATCGTGGTAGGCCAATATGTCCAGGAAGATCCTGTATTAGCGGATTTTTTTACGTTAACAGGCGAGCAGTTGACCTGGTCATTGATTGCGTATGGCTTTATTGCCGCAGTTTTACCCGTGTGGCTGTTATTGGCGCCACGCGATTATCTATCGACTTTCCTTAAGATCGGTACCATTGTGGGATTAGCCATCGGCGTTATCTTTATTTCACCGGAACTGAAAATGCCGGCATTGACGCAGTTTGTCGATGGCTCCGGACCTGTTTGGTCGGGCAATCTTTTTCCCTTTTTATTTATTACCATCGCATGCGGTGCGATTTCCGGCTTTCATTCGTTGATAGCGTCCGGTACCACGCCCAAGATGATTCAATCGGAAACGGATACGCGTTTTATTGGCTATGGCGCCATGCTGATGGAATCCTTTGTCGCCATTATGGCGTTGGTCGCCGCTGCCACCTTGGAACCCGGGGTGTATTTTGCCATGAACAGTCCCGCAGCGATTATTGGCACCACCGCAGAATCCGCTGCCCAAACCATCGCCCAATGGGGATTTTATGTTACCCCGGAAATGATCACCCAAACCGCACAGAATGTCGGCGAACACGGCATAATCTCGCGCACCGGCGGCGCACCTACGTTGGCGGTCGGCATGGCGCAGATTTTGTCTGAGGTTGTCGGAGGTACTGCCATGATAGCTTTTTGGTATCACTTCGCGATCTTGTTTGAAGCGCTTTTCATTTTGACTGCAGTTGACGCTGGAACCCGTGCGGGGCGCTTTATGCTGCAAGATTTGCTGGGATCGTTTGTTCCCGTCATGAAACGCACCGATTCACTGGTTGCCAGTCTGACTGCAACGGGTCTTTGCGTAGCAGGATGGGGATATTTTCTCTACCAGGGTGTTATCGATCCGTTAGGGGGAATCAATACCTTATGGCCATTATTTGGTATCGCCAATCAAATGCTGGCGGGTATTGCATTAATTTTATGCACCAGTGTCTTGTTCAAAATGAAACAAGATCGCTTTGCGTGGATTACGATTGTTCCACTGACATGGGTCAGTATTTGTACATTAACTGCCGCCTGGCAGAAGATTTTTGACACCAATCCGCGCATCGGCTTCCTGGCGCATGCCAGCAAATATCAAGATGCGATTGTGGAAGGCGTCGTGCTGGCACCTGCCAAATCGTTGGAACAGATGCAACAGGTAATTTTTAACGATTATGTGAATGCAACACTGGCCGGATTGTTTATGACAGTGCTCATCAGCATGCTGATATTCGGGATTAGAACTGTATTGCAGGCGCGCATTACTCACCATCCCACCACCCAAGAAGCACCCTTCGAGCTCTTACCCGCACACGCGGTAGCAGAAAAATAA
- a CDS encoding YbdD/YjiX family protein: MYRKITQTIQQISQSLRLMVGVPDYSTYVEHMKGTHPDRSIMSHAEFFRERQEARYGSKGRVNRCC; encoded by the coding sequence ATGTATAGAAAAATTACTCAAACCATACAACAGATTTCACAAAGCCTGCGGTTGATGGTGGGTGTGCCCGACTACAGCACATATGTTGAGCACATGAAAGGCACGCATCCTGATCGATCCATCATGTCACATGCGGAATTTTTTCGCGAGCGTCAGGAAGCCCGTTATGGAAGTAAGGGAAGAGTCAATCGCTGCTGCTAG
- a CDS encoding dicarboxylate/amino acid:cation symporter — protein MTAKIITGMIAGLLLGSLLNTFADDIAFVQDYLIHGLFHIAGAIFINLLKMLVVPLVTFSLICGVCGIGDVKKLGRVGIKAFCLFLLTTALAILLALLVSVTINPGKNFNLIPGTQMEFVAPEPPAITQVFIDFVPSNPVTAFAEGNMLQIIFFTILFAICLLMLGERGRTLIDSAEKMNDIMMQMVNVVMSIAPYGVFALMAKNFALQGIDLILPMIGYFGIVILVLMCHATGTLMVLLKFLGRVDPIPFLKKMRTAQAFAFSTSSSGATIPVTLSTVEKRLGVDNSTASFVIPFGATINMDGTAIMQGVATVFIATIYGIELSLMDYLTVIGMSVLASIGTAGVPGAGLIMLAMVLNQVGLPVEGIALIMGVDRLLDMMRTAVNITGDAVVAMIVARSEDTVSMEIFNDPNAGAVNPVELLHARQ, from the coding sequence ATGACTGCAAAAATAATTACTGGGATGATTGCCGGCTTACTGTTGGGTAGTTTGCTTAATACCTTTGCCGATGATATTGCGTTCGTTCAGGACTATTTGATACATGGCCTGTTTCATATAGCGGGTGCAATTTTCATTAATTTATTGAAAATGCTGGTTGTTCCATTAGTAACCTTTTCATTGATTTGTGGTGTTTGCGGTATTGGCGATGTCAAAAAACTGGGCCGGGTGGGTATCAAAGCTTTTTGCCTTTTTCTGTTGACTACCGCACTTGCCATTCTGTTAGCTCTTCTTGTTTCCGTCACTATAAACCCCGGGAAAAATTTTAATCTGATTCCGGGTACTCAGATGGAGTTTGTGGCGCCTGAGCCACCCGCCATAACACAAGTCTTTATTGATTTTGTTCCCAGTAATCCGGTGACAGCCTTTGCAGAAGGCAACATGCTGCAAATCATTTTTTTTACTATTTTGTTTGCAATTTGCCTGCTGATGCTCGGAGAGCGCGGGCGCACTTTAATTGATAGTGCTGAAAAAATGAATGACATCATGATGCAGATGGTGAATGTTGTCATGTCCATTGCACCCTATGGAGTATTTGCATTAATGGCGAAGAATTTTGCGCTACAAGGGATTGATTTGATTCTGCCGATGATCGGCTATTTTGGGATCGTTATTTTGGTGCTGATGTGTCATGCAACCGGTACGCTTATGGTGTTATTGAAATTTCTTGGAAGAGTCGATCCCATACCGTTTCTTAAGAAAATGCGTACGGCCCAGGCTTTTGCATTTAGTACATCAAGCTCCGGCGCGACCATTCCCGTCACGCTCAGTACGGTTGAAAAGCGTTTGGGCGTGGATAACTCGACGGCCTCGTTTGTTATACCTTTCGGTGCAACCATCAATATGGATGGCACAGCTATCATGCAGGGTGTTGCAACGGTGTTCATTGCCACTATTTATGGTATTGAGCTGAGTCTGATGGATTATCTGACAGTCATCGGCATGTCGGTACTGGCGTCTATCGGCACTGCGGGCGTGCCTGGTGCCGGGCTCATTATGCTGGCCATGGTTCTCAATCAGGTGGGATTGCCGGTTGAAGGCATTGCATTGATCATGGGCGTGGATCGTTTGCTGGATATGATGCGCACTGCGGTCAATATCACGGGAGATGCAGTCGTTGCTATGATTGTTGCACGCAGTGAAGACACTGTATCTATGGAGATTTTTAATGATCCCAATGCCGGAGCAGTGAATCCCGTAGAACTGCTTCATGCGAGGCAGTAA
- a CDS encoding inositol monophosphatase family protein — MHPMLTIAVKAARRAGNIINKASQNLDLLTVSKKSHSDYVSEVDGAAEEAIIKILLAAYPDHAILAEESGRQGDHKHSDYQWIIDPLDGTTNFLHGFPKYSVSIGLRHKGVLTHAVVYDPNNNELFTASRGGGAFLNDRRIRVSKRTKLEECLIGTGLPFRDLTHIDAYFAILRDIVPRITGIRRPGSAALDLAYVAAGRYDGFWEIGLAPWDMAAGCLLITEAGGLVGDLEGNGTHLESGQIIAGNPKVFAQLLQVIAPHLTPELIEAQRSAKAI; from the coding sequence ATGCATCCAATGTTGACCATTGCAGTGAAAGCTGCGCGTCGTGCCGGTAATATTATTAATAAGGCTTCCCAGAATCTGGATTTGCTCACGGTATCAAAGAAATCACACAGCGATTATGTCAGTGAAGTGGATGGCGCAGCTGAAGAGGCCATTATCAAGATCCTGCTCGCAGCCTATCCCGATCATGCGATTCTGGCGGAAGAGAGCGGACGCCAGGGCGATCATAAGCATTCAGATTATCAGTGGATTATCGATCCGCTGGACGGCACGACCAATTTCCTGCATGGTTTTCCAAAATATTCGGTTTCCATCGGATTGAGGCATAAAGGTGTTCTGACGCATGCGGTGGTTTACGATCCGAACAATAATGAATTGTTTACCGCGAGTCGAGGGGGTGGGGCTTTTTTAAATGATCGCCGGATTCGTGTCAGTAAACGCACCAAACTTGAAGAGTGTTTGATCGGTACCGGCTTGCCATTCAGAGACTTGACGCACATCGATGCTTACTTTGCCATACTGAGGGATATCGTGCCACGTATCACGGGGATACGGCGGCCGGGTTCCGCCGCGCTGGATCTGGCTTATGTAGCGGCAGGGCGTTACGATGGTTTTTGGGAAATCGGACTGGCGCCATGGGATATGGCCGCCGGCTGCTTGCTTATTACTGAAGCGGGTGGATTGGTGGGTGATCTGGAAGGCAACGGGACGCACTTGGAGAGCGGGCAAATTATTGCCGGAAATCCCAAGGTTTTCGCGCAATTGCTTCAGGTGATTGCGCCTCATCTCACCCCCGAGTTGATCGAAGCGCAACGCTCGGCCAAGGCAATTTAG